ATTAAAGATCTCAGTGGCTTGTGCTGCTAGTTGGCGCAAGACAATAGGATCATCACCAAAAAATCGCGCTTCTAACTTCGCCGCTGGAGCCGGCCCGTTCTCCATATATTTAAAGCGGAAGGTCGGCTGGGGATATTGAGCGCCTAATTCTGTTTCCAACTGACGCATAAATGCATTTAGCGAAGTTAAATCTTTCATTTCAATGATCACTTGCCCAAATGCCGCGTAAGCTTTTTCAGGCATATAAGAGAGATTGAAACGCTGCGCCCCTTGTCCAACGACAGAAGAAATATTCACTAATCCCACATCTTGTTCATGTTGCTGCTGCATAAGATGATGTTCAATCTCAGCAATCTGTTTTTCTGTCGCCTTAATATCGGTTCCTTCTGGCATCCAAACATCCACAAAAAAGATTGGCGTATTTGACGCTGGGAAGAACACTTGTTTCACGTGCCCAAAGCCCATGATCGCCAAGACTAAAGTGGCGATCACGGCAATCAAAGTAAGCCAGCGGAAACGCATCGCCAAATTTAAGCTATAACGGAACAGGGTAAAAATGATGCCTTTGTAAGGATCGCTGTCATTAGCTTTCTCATTGAGTTGATCTTTAAAAATCAGGTGGCAAAAGAAAGGCGTCAAGGTCATTGCCGTAATCCAACTGATGAATAACGAGATAAGCAAGACTTGAAATAATGAGCGGCAAAACTCACCCGTGGCGGTGTTCGTCAAACCTATCGGGGCAAAGGCCATAATCGCGATAATGGTTGCCCCAAGTAATGGCCATTGAGTTTGTGCTACCACTTGTTTGGCTGTCTCTAGGCGACTTTTACCCGATTTTATTCCGATCAAGATACCTTCGGTGACCACAATTGCGTTATCAACCAACATACCCAATGCAATGATCAACGCGCCCAATGAGATGATTTGCAATTCAATATTCAGCACGTTCATCACAATAAAGGTGCCAAGAATGGTCAGTAATAACACCAACCCCATCAGTAAGCCGGAACGTAACCCCATAAAGACCAGCAACACAACAATCACGATGCCAATCGATTCAGCTAAGTTCACTAAAAAGCCACTCACGGTTTGTTCGACCATTTTACTTTGGTCATACACCGTATTGAGCATCATCCCCATCGGAAGCTCACCATTGAGCTCGTTCATACGTTGGTTGACAGCTACGCCAACATCCACCACGTTGACACCACTTGAAAATGAAATACCAATGGATAACGCTTGCTCACCCATCGAGTGATAAATATTAGTGGGCTGCTCTTCGGTATCTTTATAAATGGTGGCAATATCACCTAAATAAATCAGCTTGGCATTATTAGGAGGACTGATGATCAAGCGCTTCATTTGTTCAACACTGTCAAACTCGCCCGTTGGGTGAATGCGTATGCGGCTATCTCCTACCCGCACGCTACCCGCATTAGACACGACGTTTTGCGCTTGAATGAGACTGTAGATGTAATCTTGATCTAACCCCAAGGCATTCAATTTCTTCTGTGAAATCTCAATCACGACTTGATCCATGACTTTACCGGCAATGGTGACTTTTTTAACCCCATCCACCAACACGAGTTCACGTCGTAGCACATCGGCATAGTTTTGTAATTCACGGTCACTGTACCCGTCACCGGTGAGATTTAATAAAATGCCATACACATCGCCAAAGTCATCAATAACTTTAGGTTTCATGGCCCCCGCAGGTAAGGCATCTAAGTGATCATTCACTTTACGACGCACTTCATCCCACACTTGTGGCAATTCATCAGGGCCATAATGTTCCAGCATTTCAATTTCAATTTGTGACAAACCGGCACTGTTCACCGACGTAATATGCTTGATCCCATCCAACTGTTGTAACGCATCTTCAATAGGCAGCGTCACTTCTTCTTCCACTTGTTCAGGAGAAGCGCCCGGATAAGCGGTCACCACTAACGCTTGCTTGATGGTAAACTCAGGAAATTCCAACTGGCCTAATTTAAAAAAGGAAATACTACCGCCAATAAGCAGTAAAAAGACAAACATCCAGCTGATCACTTTGTTTTTAATCGAATACTCGGCAAAATTCATCGCTACACCCCACGCTGCTTACGAAGCGGTTTCACTTTCAGCCCTTCGCTTAAGGCTTTTACTCCAGCAACCACCACTTTATCACCCGCTTTGACGCCTTGAGTTATCTCAACCCCATCTTGGGTTACTCGTCCTAAACTCACCACTTGAGAATGCACCAACCCTGTCTGCTCATCCATTAGCCACACAATGCTTTGTCCATCAGTGTCACGTTTAACAATTGCTGAGCTCGGCAGTAC
This Vibrio aphrogenes DNA region includes the following protein-coding sequences:
- a CDS encoding efflux RND transporter permease subunit yields the protein MNFAEYSIKNKVISWMFVFLLLIGGSISFFKLGQLEFPEFTIKQALVVTAYPGASPEQVEEEVTLPIEDALQQLDGIKHITSVNSAGLSQIEIEMLEHYGPDELPQVWDEVRRKVNDHLDALPAGAMKPKVIDDFGDVYGILLNLTGDGYSDRELQNYADVLRRELVLVDGVKKVTIAGKVMDQVVIEISQKKLNALGLDQDYIYSLIQAQNVVSNAGSVRVGDSRIRIHPTGEFDSVEQMKRLIISPPNNAKLIYLGDIATIYKDTEEQPTNIYHSMGEQALSIGISFSSGVNVVDVGVAVNQRMNELNGELPMGMMLNTVYDQSKMVEQTVSGFLVNLAESIGIVIVVLLVFMGLRSGLLMGLVLLLTILGTFIVMNVLNIELQIISLGALIIALGMLVDNAIVVTEGILIGIKSGKSRLETAKQVVAQTQWPLLGATIIAIMAFAPIGLTNTATGEFCRSLFQVLLISLFISWITAMTLTPFFCHLIFKDQLNEKANDSDPYKGIIFTLFRYSLNLAMRFRWLTLIAVIATLVLAIMGFGHVKQVFFPASNTPIFFVDVWMPEGTDIKATEKQIAEIEHHLMQQQHEQDVGLVNISSVVGQGAQRFNLSYMPEKAYAAFGQVIIEMKDLTSLNAFMRQLETELGAQYPQPTFRFKYMENGPAPAAKLEARFFGDDPIVLRQLAAQATEIFNAEPTAVSVRHNWRNQVTLIRPQIALAQARETGISKHDIDDALLVNFTGKQIGTYRDNSHLLPIIARAPASERLNADSINKIQVWSSSYNEFVPITQVVSSFDTEWENPLIMRRDRKRVITVMADPINGQGETSDSVLNKIKADIEAIPLPAGYEFEWGGEREISLEAQQGVFSTIPLGFLAMFMITVVLFNSLKQTLVIWFTVPLAMIGVATGLLVFNAPFSFMAMLGILSLSGMIIKNGIVLVDQINVELQAGKAPFQAVVDSTVSRVRPVLMAAITTMLGMLPLINDAFFGSMAITIIFGLGFATLLTLIVLPVAYTLMFRIETHPK